A genomic segment from Nematostella vectensis chromosome 6, jaNemVect1.1, whole genome shotgun sequence encodes:
- the LOC5521374 gene encoding uncharacterized protein LOC5521374 isoform X2, with protein sequence MEVFSAEDVKRLLWKKLVVVIGDSIQRCIYKDLVALLTPEKHGGYLSSKELKTKGEPEFLQDKLLEGGQMGEMRNGINYREVRIFDNQYSVIKFYFVTRCYSEYMEEVLEELKAIQPHVVIMNSCLWDIHRYGPYGSADYAQNLHRLMDGMNSSLPSDAIFIWNSALPLSSKCKGGFLLPLYDTIPSIEILEANFVARDIILSNCRIFLDLHLFFSNYLDYRAADGVHWNHVAHRIISNLILSKIKWSILVARKMIRSGSSGMLTLPSRLTSLPRHNSFGSYSALEDRYDGPCFTSPEIDNRYFPDDGLVDFDTYRKRFQCLSSKVLSLNSTESSPVITKTSTPVVSSTTNRLVGLKAPVYHSSPIESNTNATFVKTVPLAKEENFDDLPISAVFESSVDAKSNSDLVSIKMEDISSYDKDLVHSNDTSTKEEHHIHDQHYSKWYETHQSAELQKDAERVKESIKVELLDDDLRNEIKRCNSLRKELEQCDQLRITEEQSIDLRKEIEHCDKLLTAKEQSIDLRKEIERSRSLKREREDVKQEQDSPLKKRLGNCSVTPVSQGVSPRSIVSNVDRSRSVRLETRHEHCDENGTSHSQKCKQQASIEDRRLARDGRGVKRKADNSEVYNEPNSRERKNARVDTNDRNSHYERSDSHRDHRGVVTNDRYSYYGRSDYQRDHRGLRRSDSYPKAQNNRNSTHGGKGRFASAKAKTSVKLSSVVSKVSSVISNIRRPTSRSHRGGKSAKACDKLDRRDRQYSSGTINAQYMYYGGFRYY encoded by the exons GGGGAGCCTGAGTTTCTGCAAGACAAACTTCTAGAAGGTGGACAGATGGGTGAAATGCGTAATGGCATCAACTATCGAGAGGTCAGAATCTTTGACAATCAGTATTCTGTAATTAAATTCTACTTTGTCACTCGCTGCTATTCGGAATACATGGAGGAAGTGTTAGAGGAACTGAAGGCCATTCAACCACATGTGGTGATTATGAACTCTTGCCTGTGGGATATTCATCGTTATGGCCCATACGGGTCTGCTGACTATGCACAAAATCTCCACAGACTGATGGACGGAATGAACAGTTCTCTGCCCTCAGATGCCATATTTATATGGAATTCAGCATTGCCGCTGAGCTCCAAATGCAAGGGGGGTTTCCTTCTTCCCCTTTATGACACTATTCCATCTATAGAGATACTTGAGGCCAATTTTGTGGCCCGTGATATCATCCTTTCTAATTGTCGAATCTTTCTAGATCTTCATCTGTTTTTTAGCAACTATCTCGATTACAGGGCAGCTGATGGCGTCCACTGGAACCATGTTGCACATCGAATAATCTCTAATTTGATTCTGTCGAAGATCAAATGGAGTATCCTTGTTGCTCGGAAAATGATAAGGTCTGGTTCCAGTGGGATGCTGACTTTACCCTCTAGGCTAACTTCTCTTCCCAGGCACAATTCCTTTGGCTCGTACTCCGCACTTGAGGATAGATATGATGGCCCTTGCTTCACCTCGCCCGAGATTGATAACCGATACTTCCCAGATGATGGCTTGGTTGATTTTGATACCTATAGGAAGAGATTTCAATGCCTGAGCAGCAAAGTGCTGAGTCTAAACTCTACTGAATCAAGTCCTGTGATCACTAAAACTAGCACTCCTGTTGTTTCCAGCACCACGAATAGGCTTGTAGGCTTAAAAGCGCCTGTTTATCACAGCTCACCTATAGAGTCGAATACGAATGCTACATTCGTAAAGACCGTGCCTTTAGCAAAGGAAGAGAACTTTGATGATCTTCCTATATCCGCTGTCTTTGAATCCTCAGTAGATGCCAAGTCTAACAGTGATCTTGTTTCGATCAAAATGGAGGATATCTCATCATATGACAAAGACCTGGTGCACTCCAACGACACGTCCACGAAGGAAGAACATCACATTCATGACCAGCATTACAGTAAGTGGTATGAAACGCATCAGTCTGCTGAGCTTCAAAAGGATGCAGAAAGAGTCAAAGAAAGCATTAAGGTAGAGCTATTAGATGACGACCTCCGCAATGAAATCAAGCGATGCAACAGTTTACGCAAGGAACTTGAACAATGTGACCAGTTGCGCATTACAGAAGAACAATCTATCGATTTACGCAAGGAGATTGAACATTGTGACAAGCTGCTCACTGCAAAAGAACAGTCTATCGATTTACGCAAGGAGATTGAGCGTTCAAGAAGCTTAAAGAGGGAAAGGGAAGATGTAAAGCAAGAACAGGACAGCCCACTGAAAAAGCGACTGGGGAATTGTTCTGTGACTCCTGTCAGCCAAGGTGTGTCTCCTAGGAGCATCGTGAGCAACGTGGATCGATCAAGGAGTGTTAGGCTCGAGACCAGACATGAACACTGCGACGAAAATGGAACTTCGCACTCACAGAagtgtaagcaacaggcttcAATAGAAGATAGACGCTTAGCGCGGGACGGAAGAGGTGTGAAACGAAAGGCTGATAATAGTGAAGTCTACAATGAGCCTAACTCTAGAGAGAGGAAGAATGCGC GTGTGGACACGAACGATAGGAATTCTCATTATGAGAGGTCTGACTCTCACAGAGATCATAGAGGTGTGGTCACGAACGATAGGTATTCGTATTACGGGAGGTCGGATTATCAGAGAGATCACCGAGGTCTACGACGTTCGGATAGCTACCCAAAGGCTCAAAATAACAGAAATAGCACCCATGGGGGCAAAGGACGATTTGCTTCAGCCAAGGCTAAAACATCCGTCAAGCTTTCTTCAGTTGTCTCTAAGGTCTCCTCTGTGATCAGCAACATCCGAAGGCCAACCTCCAGGTCGCATAGGGGAGGGAAATCTGCGAAGGCCTGCGATAAACTTGATCGTCGTGATAGACAATACAGTAGTGGTACCATAAATGCACAGTATATGTATTACGGCGGATTTCGTTATTATTAG
- the LOC5521374 gene encoding uncharacterized protein LOC5521374 isoform X1, whose protein sequence is MEVFSAEDVKRLLWKKLVVVIGDSIQRCIYKDLVALLTPEKHGGYLSSKELKTKGEPEFLQDKLLEGGQMGEMRNGINYREVRIFDNQYSVIKFYFVTRCYSEYMEEVLEELKAIQPHVVIMNSCLWDIHRYGPYGSADYAQNLHRLMDGMNSSLPSDAIFIWNSALPLSSKCKGGFLLPLYDTIPSIEILEANFVARDIILSNCRIFLDLHLFFSNYLDYRAADGVHWNHVAHRIISNLILSKIKWSILVARKMIRSGSSGMLTLPSRLTSLPRHNSFGSYSALEDRYDGPCFTSPEIDNRYFPDDGLVDFDTYRKRFQCLSSKVLSLNSTESSPVITKTSTPVVSSTTNRLVGLKAPVYHSSPIESNTNATFVKTVPLAKEENFDDLPISAVFESSVDAKSNSDLVSIKMEDISSYDKDLVHSNDTSTKEEHHIHDQHYSKWYETHQSAELQKDAERVKESIKVELLDDDLRNEIKRCNSLRKELEQCDQLRITEEQSIDLRKEIEHCDKLLTAKEQSIDLRKEIERSRSLKREREDVKQEQDSPLKKRLGNCSVTPVSQGVSPRSIVSNVDRSRSVRLETRHEHCDENGTSHSQKCKQQASIEDRRLARDGRGVKRKADNSEVYNEPNSRERKNARVDTNDRNSHYERSDSHRDHRGVDTNDRNSHYERSDSHRDHRGVVTNDRYSYYGRSDYQRDHRGLRRSDSYPKAQNNRNSTHGGKGRFASAKAKTSVKLSSVVSKVSSVISNIRRPTSRSHRGGKSAKACDKLDRRDRQYSSGTINAQYMYYGGFRYY, encoded by the coding sequence GGGGAGCCTGAGTTTCTGCAAGACAAACTTCTAGAAGGTGGACAGATGGGTGAAATGCGTAATGGCATCAACTATCGAGAGGTCAGAATCTTTGACAATCAGTATTCTGTAATTAAATTCTACTTTGTCACTCGCTGCTATTCGGAATACATGGAGGAAGTGTTAGAGGAACTGAAGGCCATTCAACCACATGTGGTGATTATGAACTCTTGCCTGTGGGATATTCATCGTTATGGCCCATACGGGTCTGCTGACTATGCACAAAATCTCCACAGACTGATGGACGGAATGAACAGTTCTCTGCCCTCAGATGCCATATTTATATGGAATTCAGCATTGCCGCTGAGCTCCAAATGCAAGGGGGGTTTCCTTCTTCCCCTTTATGACACTATTCCATCTATAGAGATACTTGAGGCCAATTTTGTGGCCCGTGATATCATCCTTTCTAATTGTCGAATCTTTCTAGATCTTCATCTGTTTTTTAGCAACTATCTCGATTACAGGGCAGCTGATGGCGTCCACTGGAACCATGTTGCACATCGAATAATCTCTAATTTGATTCTGTCGAAGATCAAATGGAGTATCCTTGTTGCTCGGAAAATGATAAGGTCTGGTTCCAGTGGGATGCTGACTTTACCCTCTAGGCTAACTTCTCTTCCCAGGCACAATTCCTTTGGCTCGTACTCCGCACTTGAGGATAGATATGATGGCCCTTGCTTCACCTCGCCCGAGATTGATAACCGATACTTCCCAGATGATGGCTTGGTTGATTTTGATACCTATAGGAAGAGATTTCAATGCCTGAGCAGCAAAGTGCTGAGTCTAAACTCTACTGAATCAAGTCCTGTGATCACTAAAACTAGCACTCCTGTTGTTTCCAGCACCACGAATAGGCTTGTAGGCTTAAAAGCGCCTGTTTATCACAGCTCACCTATAGAGTCGAATACGAATGCTACATTCGTAAAGACCGTGCCTTTAGCAAAGGAAGAGAACTTTGATGATCTTCCTATATCCGCTGTCTTTGAATCCTCAGTAGATGCCAAGTCTAACAGTGATCTTGTTTCGATCAAAATGGAGGATATCTCATCATATGACAAAGACCTGGTGCACTCCAACGACACGTCCACGAAGGAAGAACATCACATTCATGACCAGCATTACAGTAAGTGGTATGAAACGCATCAGTCTGCTGAGCTTCAAAAGGATGCAGAAAGAGTCAAAGAAAGCATTAAGGTAGAGCTATTAGATGACGACCTCCGCAATGAAATCAAGCGATGCAACAGTTTACGCAAGGAACTTGAACAATGTGACCAGTTGCGCATTACAGAAGAACAATCTATCGATTTACGCAAGGAGATTGAACATTGTGACAAGCTGCTCACTGCAAAAGAACAGTCTATCGATTTACGCAAGGAGATTGAGCGTTCAAGAAGCTTAAAGAGGGAAAGGGAAGATGTAAAGCAAGAACAGGACAGCCCACTGAAAAAGCGACTGGGGAATTGTTCTGTGACTCCTGTCAGCCAAGGTGTGTCTCCTAGGAGCATCGTGAGCAACGTGGATCGATCAAGGAGTGTTAGGCTCGAGACCAGACATGAACACTGCGACGAAAATGGAACTTCGCACTCACAGAagtgtaagcaacaggcttcAATAGAAGATAGACGCTTAGCGCGGGACGGAAGAGGTGTGAAACGAAAGGCTGATAATAGTGAAGTCTACAATGAGCCTAACTCTAGAGAGAGGAAGAATGCGCGTGTGGACACGAACGATAGGAATTCTCATTATGAGAGGTCTGACTCTCACAGAGATCATAGAGGTGTGGACACGAACGATAGGAATTCTCATTATGAGAGGTCTGACTCTCACAGAGATCATAGAGGTGTGGTCACGAACGATAGGTATTCGTATTACGGGAGGTCGGATTATCAGAGAGATCACCGAGGTCTACGACGTTCGGATAGCTACCCAAAGGCTCAAAATAACAGAAATAGCACCCATGGGGGCAAAGGACGATTTGCTTCAGCCAAGGCTAAAACATCCGTCAAGCTTTCTTCAGTTGTCTCTAAGGTCTCCTCTGTGATCAGCAACATCCGAAGGCCAACCTCCAGGTCGCATAGGGGAGGGAAATCTGCGAAGGCCTGCGATAAACTTGATCGTCGTGATAGACAATACAGTAGTGGTACCATAAATGCACAGTATATGTATTACGGCGGATTTCGTTATTATTAG